tcatcgagctggacttcattgggatcatcatcatcatcatcatctccaccaccgacaccgtcatctccaccgctgcacctcgtctccgctgtaacatctagggttgaatcttgagtatttcatagggaaaactctcccggtattaattactccttgttattgatgctattgagtgaaaccgttgaatcaagatttatgttcagattgttatccatcatcatatcacctctgatcatgttccatatgatgtcttgtgagtagttcgtttagttcttgaggacatgggtgaagtctaaatgttagtagtgaactatgttgagtaatatttaatggtttaatGTTAGTAGATGACATAATTTTTTTTATGGTGGTGTATACTACCTCCATTTTAGAACAAGTGTCGCAACTTTGCTTGTAACTAGATGCATTTTTGTGTGTAAATATATCCGTATTTAGAATAAATTGGGACACTTATTTTTGTAACGGAGCAAGTACTTTCAAGATTTTATAGATTATTTTATGTTGTGAAAAAAATGTATAACATCCTTTTAGGGATTTCAGAACTTTCTTATGAGTGTTTTTTAGTTTTGTTGGTGCTTGTTATTCCAACTAAAAAATACATTATTAAAATACTACTTAAACAACGGCTTCTTCCTTGAGCTATGAGCTGAGCAACGGCCATTTCTTCCTCAGGCCAACATAAAAAGGTGGGCAACGCACAGATCGCACGAGATTCTGAATTCAAATAGCCCTAGTGGCCGAACATGCCCACACAAATAAGAGAGTGATTGTTTCGAAGCAAAACTGCCGTTTTTAGGCTCTGCTCGTCCCCCGTGCTCTGCTCTGCCGGCGCAGCCGCAGCTCTTCCTCTCACCTCGCCGCGCGGCGCACCAAAAAGAAGCTGAAGTCTGAGATCCGGAGACTACACGCCGCGATGCAGAAGCCGGCCCTCAACACCGGTTCGTCCCCTTCCCTACCTCCTACCCTCCGCGCACTTTACTAATTTGTCCCCCATTCGATTCGGTTCCAAGATTCTGTGGATTCCTCTTCGCCATTCCACTGGCGGGTGCTGCCGGCCATGGACTCACTTCACGGCTGCTGATTTTGTGTGTGTTGCAGGGGGGAGCGGTCACGCGACGAGGGCGGACACGCTCACGCAGCGGGAGCCGGACACGTTAGGAGCACCATGCTTCGACGACGACAACGAGGGCACAAATTATTGGTGGTGGACGGTTCAGATGAGGCAGCGCCTGTTTAACTTCAACCCTCTTGTGTGGAGAATGTTGGACGAAGCAAACCCAACGGATCTCGAGCAGAGGAACAGCCACTACAACGCCCAAGTTATGAACGCCTTATACTGTGGCTTGAGTGATGATCAGCTCTACCGGGTCTGGCACCTTGAGAGCGCCAAGGAGATTTGGGACGCTCTCCGGATTATGCATACACAAGACACCTCGATTGTTCGCGAGTTAAAGGCCGAATTGTTAAGGGAAGAGATGAGGTCGTTCGCCTTGCACAAGGGCGAGTCCCCCAATGACATGTACTTGAGGCTCCATGCTTTGGTCCGTAAGATGGAGCACCTTGGATGCAAAGAGGTGACCGATTCTTATGTTGTGAGGAAGATGCTTCGCGCCATGGCACCACGGAACCCATCCCTGGTGAGTAATATTTGCGAGGATCCTAAATTTGAAGAACTGACACCCCAGGATGTGCGCGATACTTTCATCATCTGTGACACACAGCGCGAGTACGCCAAGGTGGACACCGGCAGAGAAACCTCTCCGCCACCCAGCTCTTCCTATGGAGAGCCAGAATATCCTGGAGGTAGCTCGGGAGAAACACCTCGCTACGCTGGCGCACAGTATCTGTCATGGCAGCGTAGGATGAAATTCCACTTGCTCAGCATTCACCCTCTTGTGTGGGCAAGTGTGGAAACTGGTTTCTCTTATGTAGATGAAGCAAATCTAACGGCTCTCGAACAGAGGTATAAGCAGTGCAATGACCAAGCTTGGTGCGCCTTATACCGTTCCTTGGATAATGGCCAAGCCAGCCATGTTTACATGGACATCAAAAGGAGTGCTAAGGAGATTTGGGATGATCTTCGAGGTAGGGCTGAAGCAGTTCGTGAGCCAAAGCTCGATGGTTTGAGAGCAGAGATGGACTGGTTCACCTTGGGAGAACATGAGACCCCCCAGGACATGTATACAAGGCTCAACAAATTGGTCAATGACATGAAGGGCCTTGGATGCAAAGAGATGACCGATTCATATGTTGTGAGGAAAATGCTTCGCGTCATGACACCAAGCAACTCAACCTTGGTGACCCTCATCCGTGGGAAGCCTAACTTTGAACAACTCACCCCTCGGGATGTGCTTGCAACATTCCTCCTGTACGACATGGTGCAAAAGGATTCCAAAATCGTGAGTCATTATGCTTCGCCAAGCTCAAACAAAAAGATCAAAATCTCCTTGAAGGCCCAACGACTCCTAGCGGAGGAATCAAGCGATGAGGAACATGACCAAGATCAAGACCGAGAGCATATTCAAGAAATGACTCTCTTGGTGAAGAACTTTGGAAGGATGCTTGGAAAGAAAGAGCatgaagcaagaggaagaagcaaTTTTCCTGACAAGTCACAGAAGAGAAACTCAAGGAGATCCTGCTATAAATGTGGTGCCCCTAATCATCTTGTTGCCAATTGCCCTTTCAATCCATATGATGACTGATCTAGTAGTGACACGATCTTAGATTAAGCATCCAATGTCTACTATTTAGTGTCAAGAATTTCTATTTAATTGCTTTTAAGATATCATGTAATGGTCTTCTATGAAAATGCTAGCATGTCCCCTGTAAAACGCACATGTCTTCCTCACAGGAAGCTGACGTTTCTCAATCTTCATTCGTATATGCAAATATACGTTTCTTTTCTGCCTCATTTTATTTACCAGTTGCGATTTGAACTAAGATTAAGTTCATAGAAAAAATCTTGCAATTTTTGGATGGACCGAACCTTTGAATTGCTTCTAGATTCGTGCTAGTCatgagttgcaactgagatttgatGACATCATCTAACTAAGAACAAAGTTAGTTCTTAGTCGACTCAGAACTAGTCACACCCTTTTATCCAATCTCTTCCATAAGATTCGAAACCGATATGAATTGAAAAACAAAATATCTACTACAAGTTGCAACAGTTGCGCGACAGGGCCACTGTGTTCATCTCCGCAGAAACTACACCTAATGTGCATATGATTATACTTCTACTTCAGATGCTGCACTAATCATACACTTCTGCTTCAAAACTACACCTAATGTTCATATGATTATACTTCTACTTCAGACGCTGCACTAATCATACACTTCTGCTTCAATCGCTGTGTTCTTTTCCGGTGACCTCGGCCTTGCTTGTGTTGTTCCCACTCATGTGCCCCTCGAAGGACTCGGTTGTTGCAGGCCTGTAACACAAATTCAGAAAAGGCAGAAATTTGTCAGAATGATGCTTTCCACTAACACATCTAGAGAAGTGACAAAAAAAACACCCAAGGTA
This region of Lolium perenne isolate Kyuss_39 chromosome 2, Kyuss_2.0, whole genome shotgun sequence genomic DNA includes:
- the LOC127334024 gene encoding uncharacterized protein codes for the protein MQKPALNTGGSGHATRADTLTQREPDTLGAPCFDDDNEGTNYWWWTVQMRQRLFNFNPLVWRMLDEANPTDLEQRNSHYNAQVMNALYCGLSDDQLYRVWHLESAKEIWDALRIMHTQDTSIVRELKAELLREEMRSFALHKGESPNDMYLRLHALVRKMEHLGCKEVTDSYVVRKMLRAMAPRNPSLVSNICEDPKFEELTPQDVRDTFIICDTQREYAKVDTGRETSPPPSSSYGEPEYPGGSSGETPRYAGAQYLSWQRRMKFHLLSIHPLVWASVETGFSYVDEANLTALEQRYKQCNDQAWCALYRSLDNGQASHVYMDIKRSAKEIWDDLRGRAEAVREPKLDGLRAEMDWFTLGEHETPQDMYTRLNKLVNDMKGLGCKEMTDSYVVRKMLRVMTPSNSTLVTLIRGKPNFEQLTPRDVLATFLLYDMVQKDSKIVSHYASPSSNKKIKISLKAQRLLAEESSDEEHDQDQDREHIQEMTLLVKNFGRMLGKKEHEARGRSNFPDKSQKRNSRRSCYKCGAPNHLVANCPFNPYDD